The following nucleotide sequence is from Kiritimatiella glycovorans.
CGAGGACCCCTCGAAGGTGATCGCACGCGGACGAAACTGCGTGCTGTGGCCGGAACATGGCTACGAGGACGTCGGCCGTTCGGGTACGACGGTGTTTACCTGCAACGCGCTGCTGGAGGAGGACGGGGAGACCGTGAAGATCTACTACGGCGCGGCCGACCGCTGCATCGGCCTGGCCGAAGGGAAACTGTCCGATCTGCTTGCAGCCTGTTACACATGACCGGACGCGGATGTGCTGAAAACAAGGAGACGCCGTCATGACCCTCGGAGCACCTCGCAGAGATCTGTTAAAAGCCGCCCTGTGTTCAGCCGCGCTTGTGAGCGTGGGGGCCTGGGCCCAATCCGCACCGCGCATGAACGTGGTGATCATCACCACCGACGACAACGACGCGGCTTCGCTGGGCTGTTTCGGCAATCCGCTGGAGGGGGTGACGCCGCACATGGATCGGCTCGCGGCGAAGGGGGCGCGTTTCGAACACGCGCATACCACCTCGCCGACCTGCCAGCCGAGCCGGCTGTCGCTCATGACCGGGCGATACCCGCAGACGAACGGCAACACAGGCCACGCCGACCCGCTCAAACCGGGAGTCACCACCCTCGCCGCGGAATTGAAAAAGGCCGGATACTTCACCGCCCTGGTCGGGAAGGAAGGGAACTACGTTCCGGCAGAGGCCTTTGACTGGGACCGGCACCGTCTGAGCGCCGACCAATGGGAGCCGGATGACGGATACTGGGGCATGTGGCGTTCGCCCGAGGGATTCTATCGGGGCACGAAAGAACTTATCGCCGAGGCGAAGAAGGCGGAGAAGCCGTTTTTCCTGCACCTGAACACCAGCGATCCACACCGTCCCTGGCCCGGCCACGTCACCGAAGTCGAACACCTTCGCAGGATGGAGTCGCGTTCGGGGCTCGAGCTTGATCCGCTGCGTCCCTGCCCGCGACAGTATTCGCCGCTCGAGGTCCCCGTGCCGGGTTATCTGCCCGATCTGCCCGGGGTGCGGGTCGATCTGGCGGACTACTACGAGTGTCTGCATCGCGCCGACCTGGCCGTGGGACGGATGCTCCAGGCGATCGAAGAAGCAGGGGCGCGGCGCCACACGATCGTGATCTGTTTCGGCGATCAGGGGATGGCGCTGCCCACGTCAAAACAGAACATCTATCCCTACAGCACACGCATTCCGCTGCTGATCGACTGGCCGGGCGTGACGAAGCCGGGGACGGTCGTCGGGGACACCATGGTGTCCGTGATCGATCTCATGCCCACACTGCTGGACGGACTGGGACTGCCGCCGGTGGAGGGACTGGACGGGAAGAGCGTGCTGCCGGTGCTCAAAGGAGATCCGCAGGCGGGACGTTCCCGGGTCTTCACCTCGTACAATTACGCGCTCCCCGGAATACAGGTCTTTCCGATGCGCGCCGTGCAGACACGCGAGTTCATCTACATCTATAACGCCTGGCCGGGACGGGAGAATGCGCAGGGACAGCCGCTGCGCTACAACGGAAATTACGACGCGCTCAAGCCGATGGCCTGGCCGTCGATGCTCGAGGCCGCGAAGACCGATCCGGAGGTTGCAGAGCGCGTCCGGTTCATCGCCCGCCGCGCCCCCGAGGAGTTCTACGACCTGCGCAGCGACCCGGATTGTCTGCACAACCGTATCGATGATCCCGAACACCGGGAGAAGATCGAGACCCTGCGCCGTCTCCTCATGCGGCAGATGGAGGAGACCGGGGATCCGCTGCTGAAAGTCTGGAAAGAGGACGCACCTCTGCCTTCGGCGTGGATGAACCGGTAGGTGCCGATCCCCGCGGCCCCCGGGGGGCACGAAAGCATGCGACGCCTGCGGCGGATCCCGGAGACGGGACCCGTGCACAAAGCATGCCGGAGCGTTTACGAACCGCGCATCCCTTCGGAGCCCGGCGGTATGCCCGCCGCCTACGTCGATGCGTATTCCTTGATCAGCGCCCCGCCGATGATGTCGCGCTGGATCTGGTTGGTGCCCTCGTAGATCTGGAGGATCTTGGCGTCGCGCATCATCTTCTCGACCGGGTATTCGCGCATGAAGCCGTAACCGCCGAGCATCTGGACACAGTCGGTCGTGATGTCCATGCAGACGTCCGTGGCATAGACCTTGCACATGGCGGAGAGTTTGGAGACGTTTTTCGCACCGCTGTCGATCGTGCGCGAGACCGAATAGACCAGCGCGCGGGCCGCCTCGATCCGGGTGGCCATATCCGCCGCCATCCACTGCAGGCCCTGATTGGCGATCACGGGCTTTCCGAACTGGTGGCGCTCGCGCGTGTACTTCATCGCCTCGTCGAGCGCGCCCTGGGCCAGGCCGACGCCCTGGATGGCGATGCCGGGGCGGGAGATGTCAAAGGTCTTCATCGCCAGCAGGAAACCCGAGCCTTCGCGTCCGATCAGGTTTTCGGCGGGGACCTCGCAGTCCTCGAAGATCAGTTCGCGGGTGGCCGAGGCGCGAATGCCCAGCTTGTTTTCCTTCTTGCCGAAGGTGAATCCCGGGGTGTCCTTTTCGACGACGAAACAGGATACGCCGCGGGGCCCCTTGCTGCGGTCGGTGACGGCGAAGACCGTGTAGATATCCGCTTCGCCGCCGTTGGTGATCCACTGCTTGGTGCCGTTCAGGACGTATTTGTCGCCTTTCTTCTCCGCGGTGGTGGCGATGGCGCTGACATCGCTTCCCGCGTTGGGTTCGGTCAGGCCGAACG
It contains:
- a CDS encoding acyl-CoA dehydrogenase family protein — protein: MDYGLTEEQQEIRSIMREFAEERVVPVRAELDEKEAFPTELLKELAQMDMMGLYIPEEYGGFGGPGLNFILAIEELSRACIGVSVSFAANGLGADPILIGASDEQKKKFLPPLASGEKLAAFGLTEPNAGSDVSAIATTAEKKGDKYVLNGTKQWITNGGEADIYTVFAVTDRSKGPRGVSCFVVEKDTPGFTFGKKENKLGIRASATRELIFEDCEVPAENLIGREGSGFLLAMKTFDISRPGIAIQGVGLAQGALDEAMKYTRERHQFGKPVIANQGLQWMAADMATRIEAARALVYSVSRTIDSGAKNVSKLSAMCKVYATDVCMDITTDCVQMLGGYGFMREYPVEKMMRDAKILQIYEGTNQIQRDIIGGALIKEYAST
- a CDS encoding sulfatase gives rise to the protein MTLGAPRRDLLKAALCSAALVSVGAWAQSAPRMNVVIITTDDNDAASLGCFGNPLEGVTPHMDRLAAKGARFEHAHTTSPTCQPSRLSLMTGRYPQTNGNTGHADPLKPGVTTLAAELKKAGYFTALVGKEGNYVPAEAFDWDRHRLSADQWEPDDGYWGMWRSPEGFYRGTKELIAEAKKAEKPFFLHLNTSDPHRPWPGHVTEVEHLRRMESRSGLELDPLRPCPRQYSPLEVPVPGYLPDLPGVRVDLADYYECLHRADLAVGRMLQAIEEAGARRHTIVICFGDQGMALPTSKQNIYPYSTRIPLLIDWPGVTKPGTVVGDTMVSVIDLMPTLLDGLGLPPVEGLDGKSVLPVLKGDPQAGRSRVFTSYNYALPGIQVFPMRAVQTREFIYIYNAWPGRENAQGQPLRYNGNYDALKPMAWPSMLEAAKTDPEVAERVRFIARRAPEEFYDLRSDPDCLHNRIDDPEHREKIETLRRLLMRQMEETGDPLLKVWKEDAPLPSAWMNR